One Urechidicola croceus genomic window, TGTTACCGAAATAATTAATTGCTCCTTGATTTAGCAATGACCCATAGTAAATATTTCTATTGTTGTTTTTTAAGCTTAAATGAATATTTTTTTTATTGTATTTTGATGCAGAATCTAACTCTCTAGCTCGAATAAAAGCTTTTGTTAAATCATCATTATTAACAAGTATGTCAATAATTTTTCTTTCATTTTGAGGTTGGTTTTCAATAAGTTTTTGCTGTTCTTTAAAAATAACAAGAGCACCGTTATAATCACCAAAATTTAGTTTTGTTTTTCCAATAGCTTCTTTAATATAAAGTTGCTGATATAGATTATTGTTTTTTAATGCATATTCGTGTGCCATTAATAAAAAATCTAGAGCTTCTTTATCTTTACCTTTAGCGTGGTTAAAATAATAAGCTCCTTTTAACATGTAGCCTAAGGCAGGATAGTCAATATTTTGAATATTTTGTGTGTATAGAAGTATGCTGTCAACATATTTAATTGCGTTTTCAAAATCACTTAAATTTGATTTGTACTGAAATCCATTTGCAATTTTTATAGTGTCTTTTTCTTTTTTGGCTCTATTTAAGTATTCATTGGCGTATACATTTGCTTTTTTTGTATCTAAAATAGAATCGTAATATATATGATAAAATTCTTTTGATAATTCATTGAAAGTTTTAGTAGTCAGTGAGCCATTATTTTGATTTTGAGAAGTTGAGGCAAAGCATTTAATTAGTAGAAATAATAATAAAGATAATCGTATGTTCATTTTAGGGGCTTGATTTCAAAACAAATTTAACAATAAAGAGTCGACATTTATAAATATCGAGTAATGTAATTTTATTAAAGGTATTTCGTGTTGTAGATTTGTTGTAGTTAGAAAATAAATATTTGATTCATTTCAGTATTATTTAGTTAAAAAATAAAGGGGAAAATTGTTTATTGAAAAAGAAATTATGTATTGAATTAATAAGTTTGGGAAAATTAACAATTATTAAATAAAATTTGTTTTAAGTCTTATTAATCCCTTTTTCAGAAACCTCAACTTTTATTAGTTGAGGTTTTTTGTTTTTTATTACATTTGACAATTAACCCCACAAAAAAAATTGATGAACGAATTTTTATATTTTTTTAAAGAAGGTTTTTTTCATGTCTTTGATTGGAAAGCCTACGACCACCTATTATTTTTAATCGTATTAACTGTAGTTTATTCTTTTAATGATTGGAAAAAAGTTATTTGGTTAATTACACTATTTACAATTGGACACTCTTTAACTTTATTGTTGTCAATTTACGATGTTATAAGAGTAAACACAAGAATCGTAGAATTTTTAATTCCATTAACAATTTTAATAGTGGCTATTTTTAATGTTTTTACAGCAGGTAAAACATCTAGAGATGGAAAGAATAATTTGAACATGATATTTGCATTGTTTTTTGGGCTCATACATGGATTGGCATTTGCAGGTGGATTTGAAAGGATAGTTGGAAGTAATAATAAATTGCTTTCGCTCTTAGAATTTGGCTTAGGTATTGAAGCCTCTCAAGTTGTTGCTGCAATAATTATCCTATTTTTAGGTTTTATATTTCAAACAGTTTTTAGGTTTTCAAAAAGGGATTGGACATTAGTAATTTCTTCAATAGTTATAGGGCTTGTGATTCCAATGCTTA contains:
- a CDS encoding HupE/UreJ family protein, whose amino-acid sequence is MNEFLYFFKEGFFHVFDWKAYDHLLFLIVLTVVYSFNDWKKVIWLITLFTIGHSLTLLLSIYDVIRVNTRIVEFLIPLTILIVAIFNVFTAGKTSRDGKNNLNMIFALFFGLIHGLAFAGGFERIVGSNNKLLSLLEFGLGIEASQVVAAIIILFLGFIFQTVFRFSKRDWTLVISSIVIGLVIPMLIANKIW